In Armatimonadia bacterium, the following proteins share a genomic window:
- a CDS encoding uroporphyrinogen decarboxylase family protein — protein sequence MSLRDEVLSALHGHKTGRILFTCYKGLLPAGAESIDGMALVASAPAFRAETPEVSYSSRDLGPGVRETTMHTPWGDLTKVARTETGYGSSWTREHWVKSPEDYAILEQVLRHTQIVSDPEPLRKLLAEFGDRGVALGWMNRTPFQRLWIEYTGMERLACDLVDYPQAVEAVLEALFDQSREILRVTAQCPAQLVWVPDNLTGEMTGPPIFRKYLLPYYREVCDALLPAGKLPCCHMDGMLRQIADCIGQTDLPVIEAFTPPPDGNFSVRDARERWPGKSLWLNFPSSVHLCSTEEITRVTRDLVEQAGDTAGFVIGVTENIPASVGSRSLEAIAAALA from the coding sequence ATGTCCCTGCGCGACGAGGTCCTTTCCGCCCTGCATGGCCACAAGACCGGCCGCATCCTGTTCACCTGCTACAAGGGCCTGCTCCCGGCCGGGGCGGAGAGCATCGACGGTATGGCTCTTGTCGCCAGTGCACCCGCCTTTCGCGCCGAGACGCCGGAGGTCAGCTACTCCTCGCGCGACCTGGGCCCCGGCGTGCGCGAGACTACCATGCACACCCCCTGGGGCGACCTGACCAAAGTAGCCCGCACCGAGACGGGCTACGGCAGCTCCTGGACCCGCGAGCACTGGGTCAAGTCCCCCGAGGACTACGCCATCCTCGAGCAAGTCCTTCGCCACACCCAGATCGTGAGCGACCCGGAGCCCCTGCGCAAGCTCCTCGCCGAGTTCGGCGATAGGGGAGTGGCCCTTGGCTGGATGAACCGCACTCCCTTCCAGCGGCTCTGGATCGAGTACACCGGCATGGAGCGCCTCGCCTGCGACCTGGTCGACTACCCACAGGCCGTCGAGGCCGTGCTGGAGGCCCTCTTCGACCAGTCGCGAGAGATACTGCGGGTCACGGCGCAGTGTCCTGCGCAGCTCGTATGGGTCCCCGACAACCTCACGGGTGAGATGACCGGTCCGCCGATCTTCCGCAAGTACCTGCTGCCCTACTACCGCGAGGTCTGCGATGCCCTCCTGCCGGCGGGGAAGCTGCCCTGCTGTCACATGGATGGGATGCTGCGGCAGATCGCCGACTGCATCGGGCAGACCGACCTGCCGGTGATCGAAGCCTTCACCCCGCCGCCGGACGGCAACTTCTCGGTTCGCGACGCGCGGGAGCGCTGGCCGGGCAAGTCCCTGTGGCTGAACTTCCCCTCTTCCGTGCACCTGTGCTCGACGGAGGAGATCACCCGGGTCACCCGAGACCTCGTCGAGCAGGCCGGCGATACCGCGGGCTTCGTGATCGGCGTTACCGAGAACATCCCTGCCTCGGTCGGGAGTCGGTCCCTCGAGGCGATTGCGGCCGCCCTGGCCTGA
- a CDS encoding substrate-binding domain-containing protein: MKRPLVIGAVLLLLALVVVTGCQKVKEPSSETPQAEQPMPTENLPGGGENIAAPTGGGKVVGVTLLTKTHVFYQDLEKGLQEAADKLGYKLAVDSAEFKASDQEKQIDNFIVQKVAAIVVCPADSASVGGPIKKANAAGIPVFTADIAAQEGDVVCHIASDNKQGGRKAGEYLAQALGGQGQIIVIDHPAVTSVQDRVAGFEEALKKYPKIELVEKPPAEGQRSKARDVAANKLIEFPQLRGIFGINDDSALGALAACEATKGAEKIVIVGYDATPEAREKIVKGTQLKADVVQFPVKMGLTTIETIDKYLRGEKVPKQIPIEVDILDKAKLSREAPKQ, translated from the coding sequence ATGAAGAGGCCGTTGGTCATCGGAGCTGTGCTTTTGCTCTTGGCGCTCGTAGTCGTAACTGGTTGCCAGAAGGTCAAGGAGCCGTCCTCCGAGACTCCGCAGGCGGAGCAACCCATGCCGACCGAGAACCTGCCGGGCGGGGGCGAGAACATCGCCGCACCGACCGGCGGGGGAAAGGTCGTCGGTGTTACGCTGCTGACCAAAACGCACGTGTTCTATCAGGACCTTGAGAAGGGCCTGCAGGAGGCGGCCGACAAGCTCGGGTACAAGCTCGCCGTCGATTCAGCCGAGTTCAAGGCCTCCGACCAGGAGAAGCAGATCGACAACTTCATCGTCCAGAAGGTCGCTGCCATCGTTGTCTGCCCGGCCGATTCGGCCAGCGTCGGCGGGCCGATCAAAAAGGCCAACGCAGCGGGGATCCCCGTCTTCACCGCCGACATCGCTGCCCAGGAGGGCGACGTCGTCTGCCACATCGCCTCCGACAACAAGCAGGGCGGGCGCAAGGCCGGGGAGTACCTCGCCCAGGCCCTTGGGGGTCAGGGCCAGATCATCGTGATCGACCATCCGGCCGTCACCTCGGTTCAGGACCGGGTAGCGGGCTTCGAGGAAGCCCTCAAGAAGTACCCGAAGATCGAGCTGGTCGAGAAGCCACCCGCTGAGGGACAGCGCTCGAAGGCTCGTGACGTCGCGGCCAACAAGCTCATTGAGTTCCCGCAGTTGCGCGGCATCTTCGGCATCAACGACGACTCCGCCCTGGGTGCCCTCGCCGCCTGTGAGGCGACCAAGGGTGCCGAGAAGATCGTCATCGTCGGCTACGATGCCACTCCGGAAGCCCGGGAGAAGATCGTCAAGGGGACCCAGCTCAAAGCCGACGTCGTGCAGTTCCCCGTCAAGATGGGGCTGACCACCATCGAGACCATCGACAAGTACCTGCGCGGTGAGAAGGTCCCCAAGCAGATTCCCATCGAGGTCGACATCCTCGACAAAGCCAAGCTGTCCAGGGAAGCTCCGAAGCAGTAG
- a CDS encoding uroporphyrinogen decarboxylase family protein, with the protein MSATMTGRERILCTIRHGELDRVPISPRYHAWMQAVHGQQSLEGQMELLPDVDFMHVLGNGTSNYLVSFPEEYRLPEVSVDQRRYADGDYAVVERTFHTPAGSLSDRIKIPPAGREYGVSPNPIRTEHLVKGPEDLSALRYLLPAVNTNFDFLRQAKETLGDRGVALINIQSALDHHAGDARGMEDLMVDYYEDRPFFDAILRMYHERSLQEEKAALEGGAEFIFGSWYFNSLSAGWSPAIFAEVFVPQIREAVELAHSYGAYYDYYDDGKLRQSMEMIADTGVDVLETCTPPPVGDFDLARAKSRIGDKTTLKGYVDLLYVIKHGTTELVERTVREAMEIAKPGGGFIIGSSDSFREGTPKENLVTYFEACKRYGKY; encoded by the coding sequence ATGTCCGCCACGATGACCGGGCGTGAGCGCATCCTGTGTACGATTCGGCATGGGGAGCTCGACCGAGTACCCATCTCGCCACGCTATCACGCGTGGATGCAGGCGGTCCATGGTCAGCAGAGTCTCGAAGGGCAAATGGAGCTTCTGCCGGACGTCGACTTCATGCACGTTCTCGGCAACGGCACGTCGAACTACCTCGTGAGCTTCCCTGAGGAGTACCGGCTTCCGGAGGTATCTGTCGACCAGAGGCGGTATGCAGACGGCGACTATGCAGTGGTGGAGCGGACCTTCCACACACCGGCGGGATCGCTCTCGGACCGGATCAAGATCCCGCCCGCGGGGAGAGAGTACGGAGTCTCGCCGAACCCGATCCGGACGGAGCATTTGGTGAAGGGCCCCGAGGATCTGTCGGCGCTCCGGTACCTGCTGCCTGCGGTGAACACCAACTTCGACTTCCTGCGCCAGGCGAAAGAGACGCTGGGCGATCGTGGCGTGGCGCTGATCAACATTCAGAGCGCGCTGGACCACCATGCCGGAGACGCGCGAGGCATGGAGGACCTGATGGTAGACTACTACGAGGACCGGCCCTTCTTCGACGCGATCCTGCGGATGTACCACGAGCGGAGCCTGCAGGAAGAGAAAGCAGCTCTGGAGGGCGGGGCGGAGTTCATCTTCGGGAGCTGGTACTTCAACTCGCTGTCGGCGGGGTGGTCGCCGGCGATCTTCGCCGAGGTGTTCGTGCCGCAGATTCGGGAGGCCGTGGAGCTTGCGCACAGCTACGGGGCCTACTACGACTACTACGACGACGGCAAGCTGAGGCAAAGCATGGAGATGATTGCGGACACGGGAGTCGACGTGCTGGAGACCTGCACGCCGCCGCCGGTCGGCGACTTTGACCTTGCGAGGGCAAAGTCGCGCATCGGAGACAAGACGACGCTGAAGGGCTACGTAGACCTGCTGTATGTGATCAAGCACGGCACGACGGAGCTGGTGGAGCGCACCGTACGAGAAGCGATGGAGATCGCCAAGCCGGGTGGCGGCTTCATCATCGGCAGCTCGGACAGCTTCCGTGAAGGCACCCCAAAGGAAAACCTCGTTACCTATTTTGAGGCCTGCAAGCGCTACGGCAAGTACTGA
- a CDS encoding glycoside hydrolase family 172 protein has translation MNPYPLQFGLGGVPFLADARTRSISAENPQGRKGAGAKAVPEGGAAGWLGQGWKVRPCMTLRAGETLALADIEGPGIIQHIWITVSPNAYRDCLLRMYWDGEDSPSVEVPLGDFFCCGHNLRTKVNSLPIAVNPSGGFNSYWPLPFREGARITVENQRWEEIGGFFYQIDYAETEVPAEAAYLHAQWRRSMGTRECPEHVILDGVNGKGQYVGTYLAWTQLSDGWWGEGEIKFFIDGDTDSPTICGTGTEDYFGGAWCFGDTFSTAFLGYPLWQREEAKVPKHGLYRWHIMDPIRFDQDLRVTIQELGWWPNHKFQPLTDDVCSTGYWYQMEPHAAFPQIPEARDRWSR, from the coding sequence ATGAACCCCTATCCCCTCCAGTTCGGCCTTGGTGGCGTACCCTTCCTCGCCGATGCCCGAACCCGTTCGATCTCAGCCGAAAACCCCCAGGGTCGCAAAGGCGCCGGGGCCAAGGCCGTACCCGAAGGCGGTGCGGCTGGTTGGCTCGGGCAAGGGTGGAAGGTCCGGCCCTGCATGACCCTAAGGGCGGGGGAGACCCTCGCCCTGGCCGACATCGAGGGCCCCGGGATCATCCAGCATATCTGGATCACGGTGAGCCCAAACGCTTACCGTGACTGCCTCCTGCGCATGTACTGGGACGGCGAGGACTCTCCCTCCGTCGAGGTCCCGCTGGGCGACTTCTTCTGTTGCGGCCACAACCTGCGGACGAAGGTGAACTCCCTGCCGATCGCCGTCAACCCCTCCGGTGGCTTCAACAGCTACTGGCCGTTGCCCTTCCGAGAGGGCGCACGCATCACCGTCGAGAACCAGCGTTGGGAAGAGATCGGCGGCTTCTTCTACCAGATCGACTACGCCGAAACCGAGGTGCCCGCTGAGGCTGCGTACCTCCATGCCCAGTGGCGGCGGTCGATGGGCACCCGCGAGTGCCCTGAACACGTCATCCTCGACGGCGTCAACGGCAAGGGCCAGTATGTCGGGACCTACCTTGCCTGGACGCAGCTCTCCGACGGTTGGTGGGGAGAGGGCGAGATCAAGTTCTTCATTGATGGCGACACCGATAGCCCCACCATCTGCGGCACCGGCACCGAGGACTACTTCGGCGGCGCCTGGTGCTTCGGGGACACCTTCTCCACCGCTTTCCTGGGCTATCCGCTCTGGCAGCGTGAGGAGGCCAAGGTGCCCAAGCACGGGCTCTACCGGTGGCACATCATGGACCCGATCCGCTTCGATCAAGACCTGCGAGTCACCATCCAGGAGTTGGGCTGGTGGCCGAACCACAAGTTCCAGCCCCTCACGGATGACGTGTGCTCAACCGGCTACTGGTACCAGATGGAGCCCCATGCTGCCTTCCCGCAGATCCCGGAGGCACGGGACCGCTGGAGTCGCTAG